The region gtGGATAAGTAACAGCCACCACATTCTTGCCATAATACCTGAGAAGGAAACAGCAAAGGAACTTAAAGACTTAGACTTGGACTGTGATCTCTTGCCTGTTGAGCAAGCATTGGGAGTGCAGTGGTGTGTGCAGTCAGATGTGTTTAAGTTCTGCATATCCATCCTAAACAGACCATTGACCTGCAGAGGAATCTTTCCCACAGTGAGCTCCTTCTATGACCCTCTGGGCTCCCCTGGGCTCCCATCATATTCACAGCCAAGAAGGTTCTTCAAGATCTGTGCCAGAGTGGTAGGGTGGGATGACATTATACCACTCACAGTTGCTCAAGAGTGGAAAGACTGGGTGGAAGAATTTCATTTCTTGGACATTAGCATCAGATgatgtttaaaacctccagtCTTTGGAGAGATGACTAATGACCAGTTACACCATTTTGCAGATGCAAGTGAGAAAGAATATGGTGCTGTTACCTACCTGCTGTGTAAcagttgctcacacacacacacacacacacacacacacacacacacacacacagacacacacacacacacacagttccttcATAACGGGGAAGTCTAGGGTGATGCCCTTAAAACTAGTCACGATTTCCTGCATGGAATTGACTGCAGCTGTGGTGGCAGCTCACATGGATAGATTATGGAATAGGGTGATAAGGCTTCCTCTCCTAGACTCAGTGTTTTGGACAGACAGTACCTCAGTGCTGAAATATATCAGACATCTAGGTTCTgtgtttttgtagttttgtagTTTTACTCTAGCTACAGTGAAACAACAGGGAGCGGGCTGGATAATGTAGTTCACCACAGtgaataataagtaaataaatgggCTTATTAGAGAAACTTGTCAAAAGGGGTGGAGTTTCAATagcctttatttatatattaattatgcaATAACACCTCTGTTAGTACCCATTGCAGTTTTAATGttaatactttttatttatgtacttAATTACTCTCAATTGACTGGGTTCCAGACACTGTAATAGCACTGTGTTTGTACTGTGTTTCACAGCAATAGTAAAATCTTTTACGTGCCAGTATGATGTTTCTCTTGTTTATTTGACTGGTACAATATACGCACTGAATAAGTTGAAAAGGGAAATAGCTCACTTCAGTCAATACCCTTTGGGTTTAATTATCTGAATATAAAACCTTTAAAGGAGGTACAAGTGAGAGCAAGCTGTTTGGAAATCTTTAGCTGTTTCAATGCCTTCCTGACCTCTCATTCCACCACAGAAATGAACTGATCAATTGTTTTCATGTGAAATAATGATCAAATAACTGAGTACAGCATTTTCACACTTGTTTTGCCTTTGCTTTCTGATCAATTTTAAGCCACATTGACATTTTTATCCAGCCTCTCAGAGAGGACACTGACAGCAACACAGGGATCTACAGTACAAACACACTATATCCTGCTTCCAGGAACAGAAATATCTGTAAAAATATCTGCATGTTTTATCTTACTCACAAAAATGAGTGCAAAGTACGTTAaagtgtcatttaaggtggaatgtaaaatatgaattgaggttcattcattcattcattatctgtaaccgcttatccagttcagggtcgcggtgggtccagagcctacctggaatcattgggcgcaaggcgggaatacatcctggagggggtgccagtccttcacagggcaacacacacactcacttactcacacctacggacacttttgagttgccaatccacctaccaatgtgtgtttttggactgtgggaggaaaccggagcacctggaggaaacccatacagacacaggaagaacacaccacactcctcacagacagtcacccagagcgggaatcgaacccccaacctccagacccctggagctgtgtgactgcgacactacctgccacgccaccatgctgccctgaATTGAGGTTGCAGGTACTAATTGTTTGTACATGATTGTTTTATGTTCTTTGTTGAATATAATTTGCTTAAAGTGATACTACAATATATTTGGTTTAACTGTCTTTTGTGCACTTTGTGGAAGAATTTTGAGTTGCGTTGTGAAACTCATGTGCTTTCTCACATTTAATTATtagtatacatttttaatatggagTGAATTATATGTTCTTATATGTTtacttttgtgttttctttggaAACTCCATTTTAAGAGAAGGTGTGACAGAGGGAGATGAGGCTTGTTTAACCATCTTTATGCattcaaggaaaaaaaaaaggctcttTTATACTACTCTGGTGTGTGGGTGTCTTCAATCCAATGGCAGAGCAAATCTtgaacaacaaaacagagaagtAAAGGTCACTCTctgttgttttgtgtatttataaaacaaaaaatggataacagtggtccactacataatccagcccattCCCTGTTGTTTCACTGTTGTtacagagaaagaaggagagagcagCACTTATTTTCTGGTTTCTATaatactgaataaaaacatttgtataaaactttaCATGCCTTATAGTGTCATTAAACTatatctataaatatataatatttatatcacTGCATTCAGATTCATTTTTTTACCTTGGATGACCTTGGAATACAAGCCTTAGCTGTGCACATGAGAGGTAAGCTTCCTTTCTACTCATCCTGCCATGAGCTGCTGTAGAACTTAACCTACAGACCTTGCAGGACAAAAGTACAGAACCTGCTCATCATAAATAATCCGCACCATACAATGAAGTATAGAATAGAATTTATTAGAAGCATAATAAATCCCTGGATTGTGAGTGAATTGAGTTTGCCCgctgaataaacacaaaaaacaatgaCTGTCATACACATAGAAATTATACCATAAATTCTGAGAAATTACATGGTAAATATCGGAAATTATTCCTCTTTAAAATGCTGGATTGTACACCATAAAACACAAGAAGATGTACACATTAAAACGCGGTAAGTATTTTAGATGTACTGATGCATATAAGGAAGTAACGGGAAGGTACACTGTACGTATCgggtaaatacactttaaatccAGAGAAAGTACACCATAAAACGCGTGAAGATACacagttagtgatttttttACAGTCAATACATTTTTCATGGGTTTTATTTCTCAGTAAGCCTCTGCAATTAAAAATTACTTGAGCTGAAAGTATTTTATGTGCAATGGTCAGGagtcttattttttaaaaccgAAAATCAAAGGAAAACATTGTGCACATTCATTGTAGGTGAAATTCTTCCTTTAATATGGCAGCAAACAACTAAGTTCAATGTGAATACATGATGAAGCAAAGGTGTCCTGAGCAAAGAAGCCACACACCCACTCTGTTGTCTTATTCTCAGCCTGTTTTTCATCATCAGGACAGTGGAAACCTTGGCCCTGCCCACGTTTGTTTGTTCTGTGATCAGGGCAGTATAGAAACAAGGGAAATGGAAAGATTTGAGTGGGATTTTGTTTTGATCATAATCGTTTTACTGTCGCTTATATTAAAAGACCTTTCATATCAAAAACcttgatttaattttttatttgttggtgcTTCTGTGTCATTCTGTCATATAGaacttgtttttaatgtttgacaGGAAAGTAAAGAAATGCCTACACACATAATATACACATGCACTAAAATACAAAGCTCTGGCAGTACTGGTATGAAAATAGAGTGGTCTTAAAGCGTGGATTTTAAAGAGGAAGGAGAGCCGGGAAAGACCAGTAAAAGACTGTGGTtgcgtatttatttatttatttatttatttctatgctggcattaaacttcagccactttGTATAAATAGCATGCATTATTTGGTGAAGCTACAGATACTTGCTGgaaaaaatttatatatatatatatataaattgataattagcattttatttctgtgtaaaagTATAGATGTTACATTTGTTGctgtacaaacacaaacagaatcaAAGCACAGAACACCTGCAATTTAAGGCAGATCTTCAGGTACAGCTTATATTAAGTTTACATAATAATTGAAGAACGTTAAACTTGTTAAATAATATAGTATACATTGTGTattgttaaaaatgttcatttcaCTTTGCAGCACCTGCTCAtgtggaggagagaaaaaatGTTTTAGGACAGAGCACAGTTAATGTGAATGTGCTGGTAATTAATGAGTGGGAAATTATAGAGAGTATTTTGTATTGACttaaatgtacacatttaaaacCCATATTAATCACATTCTTGCATAATATACAgtagctgtgtgtatgtgtgtggtctGAGTAATGGCATGATTCCTGTCCAGCTCTGgaagtgtgtgaatatgtgctTCTCTGTGATGGACATGTgctctgttcattcattttaagcTACAGACCTGTGACACTGAATAGGataaagctgttacagaaaTAATGACAATTTAaaatcacaatttaaaaattattctctgtaTAAAATTCCTATATTTAGTTTTGCTTGAACACCTCACAGAAACACAAGAGCCCTGTGCCTGTGGTAACAGTGTGTATTTGGGGCCTGTTTATTCTCACTCCTCACCTCCTTGGAGTTCTTCTATTCAGAGTTTCCTCACTGCTGAGAGGAAAACAAAGTCTACCAGCGCAAGGCAGTTTTTTGTAACACAGATGTGACCTCTCCTTAATGAAGCTTCTGAGACTAAACATTTTTGCTATGGGGCCTTTAAAGACAAATCGGTAACAGTCTTTATAGCAAAGTTCTGGGAAGAAAAACGTTacagcaaacacaaaacaaatgtgatatatgcactttattaatgaacaaaaatacaaaaagtatTCCATTGAATATGTTTGagaatataacattttaaagaaatcaTGTTAACATAAATTCTCTTAATCCAGAATAAGAGGAGAGTAGTAACTCATTTTCGTAAATTTTCATGAAGATGTATTTTGTAAGGTTATACTTTCCACATCCACTGTTATATAAGTATTCTTGTGaggaaataaacattttacCCTCTTCCACTTTGGAGTAATATTTAATTCCCAATTCCTGTTTTGGGTTTCATTTAGAACTGCACCTGGACtgctttgtaaaaaaaaaaaaaaagagaaggaacTCACTTTCAGTTTTTATGATTAATGCTATGCTAGAAGTTCCAAAAAGCATCgttgttttaaagttttattgACAGGATTcgatatttaattaaaaaatgacataaacacaattattaaattatattcaatAAATGGGCATTATTatgctgaaatatatattacagttttaaaatctttttaattCGATTTGGCCAACAGTACTAACCTACAACTGTGTATATATTGTCTTTGTGCAACTCAGCGTGCTTAAGATTCCGCACCCTACCAAAGCAGTAAACAACTGGTGAGGGAAGtgatttattatcattattatgaaCTATTACTTTTAAACTAACCTGAAAGCACCTTTAGCACCTTACTGCCCCTATCCCTGTCTCCTCTTCAGCTCTGCTGAGAACTCAGTGCTTACTCTTACTAAAGATCTATAGATACTTTACTTCTACTTGAGTTATTgtttcagtaatgcagtaaaAGGTAATGTAAGTTCAGGGTTTTAGTCTACACAACCCAGTTCAGACATTTATGCACAGTACATTCAAGAGTTGATACCGAATAGCAAGACTGTTAGAAGTTAGCTGCAGGGTAGGGTATCTGTATATACGGCTTAATATCCCTCCTAATGCCTGTGTTCCAACCACACACAAGTTGCCGTGACAAACATTATTATGTCAAAGAACTGGTTTGTATTATTCCGGCACTGTATAATGTCTATCTAAATATTTCTGTCTTGGATCCTCTGTATTGTATGCATCTTGACGCTACAGTGTTAGCATTTTATTTCCATATATAGTAATGTACACATGCTGTAGATCCTATCCTACAAGACGACTGGTTTTATCTGATCAAGCCTTTGGAAGTAAGTTGACACGACTGAGCGCTGCAGGGTGGTGACCACAGATCCAGCCGAGCTTCTTCTCCTCTTATAGATTTCGCTGACTTTCCTTCTGAAGTAGCGGCCTGTGCATACGTACAGCAGTGGGTTAAGGCAGCTGTTCAGAAATGCTAAATAGGTGGAAAACTGAGATCCGATGTCCAAGATGTGGTACCATGTCATCTCATCCAAGACACTGAGATCACAAAGCATATCCAGAAAGGTTATAATGTGAAACGGGCCCCAACAAAGGAGGAAGAGCAGAGTCACAGCACACACCAGCACCGTGGCTTTATGGTCATTGCCAACCTGTTCCCTTCTCTTGTGCAGGGCTCGAACAATATTAAAACTACAGAAGACAATAACCAGAAGAGGCAGGGCAAAGCCCAGCAAGTTCAGCTGGAGGCTGTGGGTCAGCCTCAAGGCATTTGAAGGATAGATGATAACACAGACTGTGTGATTCTGTGCTGGAGAATACTGCACTGTTCTGTAAATCGTGGTGGGTATGCCCAAGGCCAGTCCAAAGAGCCAGAGACAAAAGCAAATGACTTTGGCATTGCGTTTCCGCCTCAACCATCTTGCTTTCATCGTCAGCACAAGTGCAAGATATCGGTCCAAGTTCACCATCACTAGCATGTAAATGCTAGCGTACATGTTGACAACAATTGAAAGGTTGACCAGTTTACAGAGGAACTCTCCATACAGCCAGCAGAAATAGTTGAGGATGTTCATGGCCCAGAATGGCAGACTTGCCAGCAGGATCAGGTCAGCTAGAGCCAAGTTGCCCAGATATATCTCAGGCACTGTCCAGTGACTCCTCTGCAAGAAGAACACTAACAGAACAAAAGTGTTACCTAGAATCCCAGTCAAACACAGGATAAAGATATATGGAGGTACGATGGTGTAAACTAGGTGCCAGTCTGATGTGTTGAACAGCATAGGAGGTGAAGGAGGATCTGTGGTATTTTGGAACTGTGGTGTTGCCATGGATACAAATTCTTCGTGGGTCATCCTGTAGAGATACAAATGCAACTTTTGAAGAGAACATCTTTAAGAAGTTACATAACATGTTATTGAACTTCAGAGCTCAATATGTTCCAGAGCTGTTGTTATGGCAAATTTGCTTAAGatcacacagcaaattcaccagagataaatcaacacttttagtgtaaaaaatgtaaactggTCAACACtcttcagtgttaatttaacactcaAAGTGTTGatgtaacactggtgaatttgctgtgcacaTCTTTGCTTAAGTTATTCACTTGTAGGCTAACATTTTACACTCCTAATTATGTGTTTGTAAACTATGTAAATTAGGAAAATATTTTCTCTATCAGCCGCACAACACACAAATGTAAATCATTACTCCCCAAggcaataaacaaacaaagaaacaaaaaaatcatgaaCTTTACTCACCTCGTGAGCACGTTTTATGGCGCCTTATCTGCTTATATTGATAATATGAATCCACAATGTTTAGATGAAGTGCAGTTTCCCAGATTTTGCTCCGTGCAGAGCCTCCTTTGAGAGAGCAAGTGAAGTAGAGAGTGAACAGCTATGTGTACAAGACTGCATTCTTCCACACCCACAAGTCTAAAGTGCTATCTTGTTTATAGTTCAAGCTTTACACTTTTTCCAGCAAATTAAACAGGACATAACATTTTAGTGGGCTTACATGTATCTAAACATTTCTATTATTTAACCTATGGAAAAAAACTAATTCtcaacattttgtttgtttcacacACAAAGTAAGTCTGGGagacaaataaaaatgttttagttttttttttttattccatctgcacaaaaataatattaagcTATATTGACAACCACATTTAACAGCCACTTAAAGATCTTATACTGGGAGTGTcagaatgtgagtgtgaagagcAAGTAAGCAGAAGCATATGCTGAGGTGAACCTCACTTGTAAATGCCCTTGT is a window of Hoplias malabaricus isolate fHopMal1 chromosome 1, fHopMal1.hap1, whole genome shotgun sequence DNA encoding:
- the bdkrb1 gene encoding B1 bradykinin receptor, whose protein sequence is MTHEEFVSMATPQFQNTTDPPSPPMLFNTSDWHLVYTIVPPYIFILCLTGILGNTFVLLVFFLQRSHWTVPEIYLGNLALADLILLASLPFWAMNILNYFCWLYGEFLCKLVNLSIVVNMYASIYMLVMVNLDRYLALVLTMKARWLRRKRNAKVICFCLWLFGLALGIPTTIYRTVQYSPAQNHTVCVIIYPSNALRLTHSLQLNLLGFALPLLVIVFCSFNIVRALHKRREQVGNDHKATVLVCAVTLLFLLCWGPFHIITFLDMLCDLSVLDEMTWYHILDIGSQFSTYLAFLNSCLNPLLYVCTGRYFRRKVSEIYKRRRSSAGSVVTTLQRSVVSTYFQRLDQIKPVVL